CAGGTGTATCTAGTGTTATATCAAGCTCAAAACGCTCCTGCATATAAGTAATACCACCCTTTACTTCTAATGTTTTACGAAGTGAAGGAAGTAAAATAGCCAGCTCTAAATCGCTAATTTGCTGCTTAGCGCCTGTTTGCCCATCTAGGTAAGTAAACGTACCGCCATAAATAGCGACCTCACCTAGCTCTATATCAAAGTTCTCTGGTAGTTTAACAGCCTCACCTGATTGAGTTTGCTCTGTGGGCTGCTCTGCTACAGCATCAAATAATTGCCAATTAGCTTTACCGTTTTTATCGGTTTCTAATAAAATGTTGGGTTCATTAATTACAAATTTATCAAGCTTAAACTCACCACCAAATAACGACATCCAAGGTATATGAACTGCTAGCTGCTGCATACTTGCCATGTCATCTCGCGAACCAGACTTCATGTTTGCAAAGTGCACGTCGTTAAGTTCTAACTTTAACGCAGGAAATACGCTAAGCGTTTTATCGCCATTTATAGTGAGCGTGCGGCCAGTTGTGCTTTCAACCTGCTGCGAAACTTTGTTAAAAATGGTATCAGTAGGAATTAAAAATGGCGCGGCAACAATTAATGCAATACAAAGTAGGAGTATTACACCAACAATTTTAAGTAAGGTCTTCATGATCATCCTTTCAAACGTGCAAATAATGTTCTTATCATAGCGAGTGTTAGCTTTAAAATCATTGTAGTTACAATAAAAAAGCTGTTTATTGTAATTTATTTAATTTGAAATGAATTTATGCTTAAAAGTAAACTTGGCGAAATTGGTGACTGAAAGTAAAGCTCATCAAGTTTAAATCTAGCCAAGTATTGAACCATACAACGTTGCATCCCTTGAATTGTTAGGTATGATGCACGGCCCTGTTGCTATTGGCGTATTTGCGCTAAAATAAAGCAGCTAAAAAATGTATCTACTCGGAGACTCTACAAGGCATGAAAAAACTGCTAATTTCACCGTCAAAAATGGCGCTAGGCGAACAAGAAAGTCAAATTTACCAAAATATTTTGAAGCAAGCTTCAGAACTAAGCCTAAACCTAATGGCCGTGAAAGTAGAAAACCACCCAGAGGACTTTTTAGGTTGGTGTTACGAGCTACTCAGCGCAAGTAAAGACCGTATAAATTACGACTTATTAGAGCCACAGCAATTACCAGTGCTAAAAAAGCTACATGATCAACTCATATCTGCAATTAGCTTTTTACAGCTTAAAACGCTACGAGTAGCCCCTTGGCCTGTAATTAGTATGTTTGTAGAGCAACACAAAGATATAATTGCATTAGAAGAGCAACTACGCCTTACTACGTATGTGCAAAATATTCGTAAGCAAGCGTTAAAAGATATGATCCCTGAGGACTTGTTGGCATTTAGTGGTAAACATACTGCCACGCTTGACCCAAGTACGTATAACTTCGACGTTGAGTGGTTTGCATCAACTAAAAGCGCTAAAGGTTTTCATCAAATGTTAGCCGACTTACCTGGTGCGTTTGACGATGCACTTGCCAACATCCCACTTGAAGGTGATGTAAGCCAAGGTGATTACCAACAATTTGTTGTTACTTATTTACTTGCCTTTAACGGCAGTGATGAAAAACCAACACTTGCCCCTGCTACACGTTTATTAGCAATGCGCCGCCCTGATGTATTTACACCTATTAGTAATAGCCGCCTTGATGCATTATGCGCAGCATTAGGTATTACAAAGTTAAATAATCGCGACTTTGAACGTTACTGGCAAGATGTGGTACAAAGCATTCATGCCATGTCGTGGTTTAAAATGGCAACCGGCAGCAATGAGCTAGAAGCGCAGCTTGTTAATATAAAAGCGTTGCTACCGTGCTTTTTTTATTACGCAGATAAAAACACAGCCGATAACTCAAATTATATTAAGCTTTTAAATAAACCGAAGCGCAGCACAACAAGTGCCGGAAAACCGCAGCGTAGAGGTAAAGAGTCAGCCGAAATACTTGTAGACCGCGCACTTGCAGCCGATGACATACCAGAGCACATTCGCAGTAAACGAGACTCTATTATTAGCGAAGTACAAAAAGGTCGCGGCGTAAACGAAACAATTAGTCTTATGCGCACTATATTTGGCTAAACATACCTAACCTAACTGTATTTTTCTGGTGCAGTTAGGTTAAATTATGCACCAGCAGCGTGCGTTTTTTAATTAACCACAACAACCCTCTTCCCTCCTAAAAACTCTCAACACATTGTTTTATAAAAGTAAAAAACTAGTTTTATACAAATCATTTTAAGCTGGCACATACAGTGCAATTGCATTCCCTGTTAAACAATAAAACACCGCCAGTCAAAGGGTTGCCAATAAGAGAATAAAAACCTAGGCGATAAAAATCATATAACGGGAAATGGACATGCTAAGACTAAAAAAAACCATCGCAATTAGCGCAATTGCATTAATGGGTGCTACATCTTTAACATCAACAGCCGTACATGCAGAAGTAACAGCAAACGCAGCGGCTACGTCTAACTACTTATGGCGTGGTCAAGAGCAAACTGGGGGCGATGCTGCTATTTCTGGCGGTATTGATTACGCTGATGAGTCAGGCTTTTATGTAGGTACATGGGCATCAAATGCTTCATGGGCCGACGAGATGACTTACGAGCTTGATGTTTACGCTGGCTTTGGTGGCGATATCAACGACACTTTTAGTTACGATGTAGGCTACATTTATTACGCTTACCCAGATGCAGCTTCTGAAGCTGATGCTGATTTTTCTGAGATTTACGGTAGCATTAGCGCCGAAGGTTTTACCTTTGGTGCAGCATTACTTGCTACTTCAGCGGCTGATGGCGATGGCACCGACTTTGGTGACTCATTATACCTAAATGCTGATTACAGCTTTGCTGTTGGCAGCAATGGTACTGAAGTTGCCCTGCACTTAGGTCACTATTCTGGCGACTTTATTGGTGACGATAACATTATTGATTACGGTATTTCTGTATCAAAAGA
The sequence above is drawn from the Pseudoalteromonas espejiana DSM 9414 genome and encodes:
- a CDS encoding TorF family putative porin, with the translated sequence MLRLKKTIAISAIALMGATSLTSTAVHAEVTANAAATSNYLWRGQEQTGGDAAISGGIDYADESGFYVGTWASNASWADEMTYELDVYAGFGGDINDTFSYDVGYIYYAYPDAASEADADFSEIYGSISAEGFTFGAALLATSAADGDGTDFGDSLYLNADYSFAVGSNGTEVALHLGHYSGDFIGDDNIIDYGISVSKDGFTFGVSDTDMDESDVKVYVGYAVDFTL